In Novipirellula caenicola, one genomic interval encodes:
- a CDS encoding HNH endonuclease signature motif containing protein: MVKSFLKRIQKTVVEAYDPGRDERVKALAAELFRGLKTQRQEFSLNELIARFDVTNSDVRNAARLAFRQLLRNIWKDGVVSEKEKETVQWVVRALELSDQDAVAMQREFAVEQFRTSLAHAMDDGILSDDEYRHLEHISSVVGATAPMIAKQFFESEGEGFLRAIFLSAIESGELAREEWQRLVKTSIRFGFSESELNRLIQSPAKQFVEHVLADAKADFVLTDDEREKVESLLVMFRLDDTFCDYVRRQMNEFVMYCSISQGRLPTLDVPQSFEIRAGEIVHAYADADLIVTKVLKSGPVQDIHRGALLLLDNRVVFQSPTYAQSINLRNVISLWGDAKQINFQQTGKPVWALRMHHRDPWLLLIFRKAVQLANQTATRTSDVATSRHIPRQVRQRVWQRYGGQCADCGARDYLEFDHIIPVAKGGSNVDANIQLLCRRCNLKKSDHI, from the coding sequence ATGGTAAAGAGCTTTTTGAAACGGATACAAAAGACTGTCGTTGAAGCCTACGACCCGGGGCGTGATGAAAGGGTGAAAGCACTTGCTGCTGAGCTTTTTCGTGGTTTGAAGACTCAACGCCAGGAGTTCAGTCTCAATGAACTGATTGCGCGATTCGATGTCACCAATTCCGATGTCCGGAATGCTGCGAGGTTAGCTTTTAGGCAATTGTTACGCAACATTTGGAAAGATGGAGTCGTTTCTGAAAAAGAGAAAGAAACGGTGCAGTGGGTCGTAAGGGCGTTGGAACTATCTGACCAAGATGCCGTCGCGATGCAGCGAGAATTTGCAGTGGAACAGTTCCGCACTTCGCTGGCACATGCGATGGATGACGGGATTTTGTCGGATGATGAGTACCGGCATTTGGAGCATATTTCGTCGGTCGTCGGGGCCACGGCGCCCATGATTGCAAAACAGTTTTTTGAGTCAGAGGGAGAAGGGTTTCTACGAGCAATCTTTTTGTCGGCAATTGAGAGTGGCGAGCTCGCACGCGAGGAATGGCAGAGGCTTGTGAAAACCAGTATTCGATTTGGTTTCTCTGAGAGCGAATTAAATCGGCTCATTCAAAGTCCAGCGAAACAGTTTGTCGAACATGTTCTTGCGGATGCGAAGGCTGACTTTGTCCTAACCGATGACGAACGAGAAAAGGTGGAATCCTTGCTGGTTATGTTTAGGCTAGACGACACCTTTTGTGATTATGTTCGTCGTCAGATGAATGAATTTGTAATGTACTGCAGCATCTCACAAGGACGATTGCCCACGCTCGATGTTCCGCAATCTTTTGAAATACGTGCCGGGGAAATTGTTCATGCGTACGCTGACGCGGACTTGATCGTTACAAAAGTTCTCAAATCAGGTCCTGTCCAGGATATCCATCGAGGAGCATTATTGTTGTTAGATAACCGTGTTGTGTTTCAGAGCCCAACCTACGCTCAGTCTATAAACCTCAGAAATGTCATTAGCTTGTGGGGGGATGCCAAGCAGATCAACTTTCAGCAAACTGGCAAGCCTGTTTGGGCATTGCGGATGCATCATCGTGACCCATGGCTCCTTTTGATATTTCGCAAGGCGGTTCAGCTTGCCAACCAGACAGCGACACGTACCAGTGACGTAGCGACATCACGACATATACCACGTCAGGTTCGCCAGCGGGTATGGCAGCGATACGGTGGGCAATGTGCCGATTGTGGCGCTCGAGATTACTTGGAATTCGATCACATTATTCCGGTCGCCAAGGGCGGCAGCAACGTAGATGCAAACATTCAGCTACTGTGTCGAAGATGTAATTTGAAGAAATCGGATCACATTTGA
- a CDS encoding ion transporter, protein MAVSLKETVEQSDTRLGRLFDFSIQALIVLSLVTFSIETLPHLSSSYKNILSALELFCVVVFTLEYIARLWVADSKIAFALSFFGVIDLIAILPFYLSLGVDLRSLRIFRFLRLFRILKLVRYNQAVRRFHRALLIAREEIVLFAVVALILLYLAAVGIYYFENEAQPEAFASVFHSLWWATATLTTVGYGDVYPVTVGGRCFTFLVLLVGLGIVSVPAGLVASALSKAREIEDGKELFETDTKDCR, encoded by the coding sequence ATGGCCGTATCCTTAAAAGAAACGGTTGAGCAAAGTGACACTCGCCTTGGACGCCTATTCGATTTTTCAATCCAAGCGTTGATTGTACTGTCGCTGGTTACCTTTTCAATTGAAACGCTGCCTCATTTATCTTCTTCGTACAAAAATATCCTGAGTGCATTAGAGTTGTTTTGCGTGGTTGTGTTTACGTTGGAATACATCGCTCGCTTATGGGTGGCCGATAGTAAAATAGCGTTTGCACTTAGCTTCTTTGGTGTGATCGACTTGATCGCAATCCTTCCCTTCTATTTATCATTGGGAGTCGATCTTCGTTCACTCCGTATATTTCGCTTCCTGCGGCTTTTTCGCATACTTAAGCTGGTCAGGTACAATCAAGCAGTTCGTCGTTTTCACCGAGCTTTGCTGATTGCTCGTGAAGAAATTGTTCTGTTTGCTGTAGTTGCGTTGATATTGTTGTATTTAGCAGCGGTCGGAATCTACTATTTCGAGAATGAGGCTCAGCCCGAGGCATTTGCGTCCGTGTTTCACAGTTTGTGGTGGGCCACCGCGACGCTAACAACGGTTGGCTACGGAGACGTTTACCCGGTGACTGTGGGGGGACGGTGCTTTACATTCTTGGTGTTGCTTGTCGGATTAGGGATCGTCTCTGTCCCTGCCGGCTTGGTTGCATCAGCACTTTCGAAAGCACGCGAGATCGAAGATGGTAAAGAGCTTTTTGAAACGGATACAAAAGACTGTCGTTGA
- a CDS encoding MGH1-like glycoside hydrolase domain-containing protein gives MTRATSSDRHSDSQASSLSAERKRLDEDRLHNRNWRSWGPYVSERAWGTVREDYSSNGDAWGFLTHDQARSKAYRWGEDGLAGICDRYQLLVFALAFWNGQDEILKERLFGVVPQQNNHGEDVREYYYYLDASPTHSYLKYLYKYPQAKFPYQQLIDESQRRGIEQPEFELLDTGVFDDDRYFDIFVEYAKADPEDICVRIEIFNRGSEPARLHVLPQLWFRNTWSWGDVPGPTPSIACSQDPNGQACLVADDSTAKPISNLLTDYALGKRYLYAESGGKPLFTNNESNRMRLYGCPDHTAYVKDAFHRDVINGESCVNPDQVGTKACVHYENVTVPANASVVLRLRLTDRPTPDAIRGVDAVVDQRKSETDTFYDELHPPKASEDERRVQRQALAGMIWSKQFYYFDVHKWLDGDDSRAKPPASRHHIRNEHWKHLNSMRILSMPDKWEYPWFAAWDLAFQCIPLALVDPEFAKEQLWLLLFEQFQHPNGQIPAYEWEFSDLNPPVHAWAIWRVYNMDRIQNGRADREFLEKCFHKLLLNFTWWVNKVDAEGHNVFEGGFLGLDNITTFDRSTPPSDGSSLKQADATGWMGMYCLNLMRIALELAKENKTYVGLAIKFFEHYVYIGSAMKNMGGRDYELWSEEDGFFFDALCYPDGSYHRFRLHSLVSLIPLYAVERLEEVWTSEFPEFKANLDWFMRNRGHLTEACLTTSENANGKVHLLSLVDADQLRRIVEVLWDESEFLSPYGLRSLSKYHEQHPFTFGDQTVKYDPAESTTWLKGGNSNWRGPIWFPTSFLMIESLRKLAKVYGESIRVPAEPDAERETMTLSEVAEGHANRLISLFTRDSEGRRAIYGRREKMQHDPHWRDCLLFHEYFNAETGEGLGANHQTGWTGLVASLIDEWRR, from the coding sequence ATGACACGAGCAACTTCGAGTGATCGTCATTCGGATTCGCAAGCTTCTTCGCTCTCGGCGGAGCGAAAGCGATTGGATGAAGATCGCTTGCACAACAGGAATTGGCGATCATGGGGACCCTATGTCAGCGAACGGGCTTGGGGCACCGTTCGCGAGGACTACAGCAGCAACGGCGACGCCTGGGGTTTTCTGACTCATGATCAGGCACGCTCCAAAGCCTATCGCTGGGGTGAAGATGGTTTGGCCGGTATCTGTGACCGCTACCAATTGCTCGTCTTTGCGTTGGCGTTTTGGAACGGACAAGACGAGATCCTCAAAGAACGCTTGTTCGGGGTCGTCCCCCAGCAAAATAATCATGGCGAGGATGTGCGTGAGTACTACTATTACCTCGACGCCTCACCGACCCACTCGTACCTGAAATATTTATATAAATACCCGCAAGCTAAATTCCCCTATCAACAACTGATCGATGAGAGTCAACGTCGTGGGATCGAGCAACCCGAATTTGAATTGCTCGATACCGGTGTCTTTGATGACGATCGCTACTTTGACATTTTCGTTGAGTACGCCAAGGCCGATCCCGAAGACATCTGCGTCCGAATCGAAATCTTCAATCGTGGCAGCGAACCGGCCCGCTTGCACGTGCTGCCGCAGCTTTGGTTCCGCAATACATGGTCTTGGGGCGATGTCCCCGGCCCCACACCTTCGATCGCGTGCTCTCAAGATCCCAACGGGCAAGCCTGCTTGGTTGCTGACGACTCGACTGCCAAACCGATTTCTAATTTGCTGACCGATTATGCACTTGGTAAACGGTATTTGTATGCCGAATCAGGCGGCAAGCCGTTGTTCACCAACAACGAATCGAACCGCATGCGATTGTATGGATGTCCTGACCACACGGCGTATGTCAAAGACGCCTTTCATCGCGACGTGATCAACGGCGAGTCGTGCGTGAACCCGGACCAAGTCGGCACGAAAGCGTGTGTGCATTACGAAAACGTCACCGTGCCAGCGAACGCGTCGGTGGTGTTGCGGTTGCGACTGACCGATCGTCCAACCCCGGATGCGATCCGCGGTGTTGACGCGGTCGTCGATCAGCGAAAATCGGAAACCGATACATTCTACGACGAACTGCACCCCCCCAAAGCTTCCGAGGATGAACGTCGCGTCCAGCGTCAAGCACTGGCCGGAATGATTTGGTCAAAACAATTCTATTATTTCGACGTCCATAAGTGGCTCGATGGCGATGACTCGCGAGCCAAGCCGCCCGCGTCTCGCCATCACATTCGCAACGAACACTGGAAACATCTCAATTCGATGCGAATCTTGTCGATGCCCGACAAGTGGGAATACCCGTGGTTCGCTGCCTGGGACTTGGCGTTTCAGTGTATCCCGTTGGCACTGGTTGATCCCGAGTTCGCCAAAGAACAATTATGGTTGCTGCTGTTTGAACAATTCCAGCATCCCAATGGCCAGATTCCCGCTTACGAGTGGGAATTCAGCGATCTGAATCCGCCCGTGCATGCTTGGGCGATTTGGCGTGTCTACAACATGGATCGAATTCAAAATGGGCGTGCCGACCGCGAGTTTTTGGAAAAGTGTTTTCACAAACTGCTGCTGAATTTCACTTGGTGGGTCAACAAGGTCGATGCCGAAGGCCACAACGTGTTTGAAGGTGGCTTTCTTGGATTGGACAATATCACCACGTTTGATCGCAGCACTCCGCCAAGCGATGGTTCGTCGCTGAAACAAGCCGATGCAACCGGGTGGATGGGGATGTATTGTCTAAACTTGATGCGAATCGCCTTGGAACTGGCCAAAGAAAATAAGACCTACGTCGGGTTGGCGATCAAGTTTTTCGAGCACTACGTGTACATCGGATCGGCGATGAAAAACATGGGCGGTCGGGATTACGAGTTGTGGAGCGAAGAGGACGGATTCTTCTTTGACGCGTTGTGCTATCCCGATGGCTCGTATCATCGTTTCCGCCTGCATTCGCTGGTCAGTCTGATCCCGCTGTACGCCGTCGAACGGCTCGAAGAGGTTTGGACGTCCGAGTTTCCTGAGTTCAAAGCAAACTTGGATTGGTTCATGCGGAACCGCGGCCACTTGACCGAAGCCTGCTTAACGACCAGCGAGAATGCCAACGGAAAGGTGCACTTGCTTTCACTCGTCGACGCGGACCAACTGCGCCGGATCGTCGAGGTGCTGTGGGATGAATCTGAATTCCTGAGTCCCTATGGGCTGAGAAGTCTGTCGAAATACCACGAGCAGCATCCGTTTACGTTTGGTGATCAAACCGTCAAGTACGATCCTGCGGAATCGACCACTTGGCTCAAAGGAGGCAATTCAAATTGGCGAGGTCCGATCTGGTTTCCGACTAGTTTTTTGATGATCGAATCACTGCGAAAACTTGCGAAGGTTTACGGAGAGAGCATTCGAGTGCCCGCAGAACCGGATGCCGAGCGAGAAACGATGACGTTGTCCGAAGTTGCCGAGGGACACGCCAATCGGCTGATCTCGCTGTTCACTCGCGATTCCGAAGGCCGCCGAGCCATTTATGGACGGCGTGAAAAGATGCAACACGATCCACATTGGCGTGACTGTTTGCTGTTCCACGAGTATTTCAATGCCGAAACAGGCGAAGGCCTCGGGGCGAATCACCAAACCGGCTGGACCGGACTGGTCGCCTCGTTGATCGACGAATGGCGAAGGTAG
- a CDS encoding arylsulfatase, producing the protein MTRQWLKKRFTLCLYSSLAAISFAGFASAAEEPVRPNIVFIMADDLGYGDLGCYGQQMIKTPNIDRLASEGMRFTQAYAGGPVCTPSRSVLMTGLHNGHTVARDNVPHYSTYLQDDDTTLAEVLSGVGYRCGGVGKWSLGDANSVGRATNQGFDTWFGYLNQDHAHYYYPEYLDDDDERYELSGNSKSHHTYSHTELTERALRFIDESSDGKSPFFLYAAYTLPHFSSPKEDEDGLTVPSTEPYSERNWEAKAKKYAAMIHLLDQDVGRITKQIDELGMGDQTLIIFTSDNGGHKNVAKQFNTNGPLRGYKRDLTEGGIRVPLIARWPGQIPANRTSDEVIAFQDMMPTFAELAGATPPNHLDGISIVSGLRGGKLASDREYLYWDFGHCRTRYHQAVRWNDWKGIRSEIRLGVAGPIELYDLRHDLGEAHDVAADHPEVVQRIEQIMNTAVTPSEKYPIGKVYKGHAIWQPETVK; encoded by the coding sequence ATGACGCGACAATGGCTTAAGAAGCGATTTACACTTTGTCTATACAGTTCTCTAGCGGCAATATCATTCGCCGGTTTCGCCAGCGCTGCGGAAGAGCCTGTACGACCGAATATCGTTTTCATCATGGCGGACGATTTGGGATACGGTGATCTGGGGTGCTACGGCCAGCAAATGATCAAGACACCGAACATCGATCGTTTGGCATCCGAAGGCATGCGGTTCACTCAAGCGTATGCGGGAGGCCCAGTGTGCACGCCGTCTCGATCGGTATTGATGACCGGGCTGCACAATGGGCATACCGTGGCGCGGGACAACGTGCCGCATTACTCGACTTACTTGCAAGACGACGACACCACGTTGGCCGAGGTGTTGAGCGGCGTGGGCTATCGTTGCGGCGGGGTTGGCAAGTGGTCACTCGGTGATGCCAACAGCGTCGGACGGGCAACGAACCAAGGCTTTGATACCTGGTTTGGTTATTTGAACCAGGATCATGCGCATTATTACTATCCCGAATATCTCGACGATGATGACGAGCGATACGAGCTGAGCGGCAATTCGAAATCGCACCACACCTACAGTCACACGGAATTGACCGAACGGGCGTTGCGATTCATCGACGAATCGAGTGACGGCAAGTCTCCTTTCTTTTTGTACGCCGCCTACACGCTGCCTCATTTTTCGTCACCAAAAGAGGATGAGGACGGATTGACCGTGCCATCGACCGAGCCTTATTCCGAGCGAAATTGGGAGGCCAAGGCAAAAAAATACGCGGCAATGATCCACCTGCTCGATCAGGACGTCGGACGCATCACCAAGCAAATCGACGAACTTGGGATGGGTGACCAAACGCTGATCATCTTTACCAGCGACAACGGCGGTCACAAAAACGTGGCCAAGCAATTCAACACCAATGGTCCGCTTCGTGGTTACAAGCGGGATCTGACCGAAGGAGGCATTCGCGTACCGCTAATCGCGCGTTGGCCAGGTCAAATCCCGGCCAACCGGACCAGCGACGAAGTGATTGCGTTTCAGGACATGATGCCGACGTTCGCCGAACTCGCCGGAGCAACGCCCCCGAATCACCTAGACGGGATTTCGATTGTCAGTGGGCTGCGGGGAGGCAAGCTCGCATCGGATCGTGAATACTTGTACTGGGACTTTGGCCATTGCCGCACGCGTTATCATCAAGCGGTCCGCTGGAACGATTGGAAGGGGATCCGTTCGGAAATTCGGCTAGGCGTTGCGGGTCCGATCGAGTTGTATGATTTACGTCATGATCTTGGCGAAGCACATGACGTTGCGGCGGATCATCCCGAAGTGGTTCAACGAATCGAACAAATCATGAACACGGCGGTGACGCCGAGCGAGAAATATCCGATTGGCAAGGTTTACAAGGGCCATGCGATCTGGCAACCCGAAACGGTCAAGTGA
- a CDS encoding J domain-containing protein: MMGKEFVDYYEVLEVSPNASIATIERVFRFLAKQYHPDLAGNRDQSGGDRKHFSKLVTAFETLRDPQQRAAYDREYQQVNQERAELVDAANAATDDCIERYKLLSLLYAQRRRDFKKPGIGLGTLETMVPYSEQTVAFHLWYFREKGWIGREESGQLSITAAGVDQIEAMNQEAVTSQLRLEHSPERITVMKSA; this comes from the coding sequence ATGATGGGTAAAGAGTTCGTGGATTACTACGAGGTGTTGGAAGTCAGTCCCAACGCAAGCATCGCGACGATCGAACGCGTTTTTCGTTTCTTGGCAAAGCAGTATCATCCCGATCTCGCGGGAAATCGCGATCAATCAGGCGGGGATCGCAAACACTTTTCGAAATTGGTCACGGCGTTCGAGACGCTTCGTGATCCCCAGCAGCGCGCCGCGTATGATCGCGAGTATCAGCAAGTGAACCAGGAACGGGCTGAGTTGGTCGACGCGGCCAATGCAGCAACGGATGATTGCATCGAGCGGTACAAATTGTTATCGCTGCTGTATGCCCAGCGGCGTCGTGATTTCAAGAAACCCGGCATCGGGCTGGGGACACTCGAAACCATGGTCCCGTATTCGGAGCAAACCGTGGCGTTTCACCTGTGGTACTTCCGCGAGAAAGGTTGGATTGGCCGCGAAGAGAGTGGCCAGTTGTCGATCACCGCAGCCGGCGTCGATCAAATCGAAGCGATGAACCAAGAGGCCGTCACGAGCCAGCTTCGCTTGGAACATTCGCCTGAGCGGATCACCGTGATGAAGTCGGCATAG
- a CDS encoding LptF/LptG family permease yields the protein MSKSKRPIDGHPTQISLPFSLISLIPSRLTRYILFEILKIFVVSLIALTLMILMVGVGRELLRRGLGVMAIVQLLPYILPISLQFAFPATALFSVCCVYGRMAADGEVSTVKASGISPLKLLQPALIFAALLSPVAVGVSDLAVSWGRPGINRVVLMSVEDIAYRVLRAQHSYTSDHGFSIHVRDVEGQTLIHPTVTVHNHSSEGPMKLSAREGRLQLDSETYNLILHVTDSQVESGNGIQGIVPGQTEFKIPLAAAMVDKGPENQSPSWLSLAVIRSERLQQDARTHAAAGQLAAHVGFSILTSRSGDIAGGMGRHMESQVEHSRKRLTRLHVEPWRRWAEGFTCFFFVFVGAPLAMIARTSDYWTTFGICFLPILLVYYPLFIFGLEQAKDAAIPPYGVWIGNVVLVAIGTALIARVRRY from the coding sequence TTGTCCAAGTCGAAAAGGCCGATCGATGGTCATCCCACGCAAATTTCGCTGCCGTTTAGCTTGATTTCACTCATTCCCAGTCGACTGACGCGATACATCCTATTCGAGATCTTGAAGATCTTCGTGGTGTCGCTGATCGCATTGACACTGATGATCTTGATGGTCGGTGTCGGGCGAGAGCTGCTGCGCCGCGGTCTGGGCGTGATGGCGATCGTCCAATTGTTACCGTACATCTTGCCGATCTCGCTGCAGTTCGCCTTCCCGGCCACTGCGCTGTTCTCGGTTTGCTGTGTGTACGGCCGGATGGCGGCCGACGGAGAGGTTTCGACCGTCAAGGCATCCGGGATTTCGCCGCTGAAATTGCTGCAGCCGGCGTTGATCTTTGCTGCATTACTCAGTCCGGTTGCCGTCGGTGTGTCGGACCTTGCGGTTTCATGGGGACGACCGGGGATCAATCGTGTCGTGCTGATGTCGGTCGAAGACATCGCCTATCGAGTGCTTCGCGCCCAACACTCGTACACATCGGATCATGGATTTTCGATCCACGTGCGGGATGTCGAGGGGCAAACCTTGATTCATCCCACCGTTACGGTTCACAACCACAGCAGCGAAGGACCAATGAAGCTGTCTGCTCGCGAAGGGCGATTGCAGCTTGATAGCGAAACGTACAATTTGATTTTGCATGTCACCGACAGCCAAGTCGAATCGGGAAACGGCATCCAAGGCATTGTGCCAGGCCAAACCGAATTCAAGATTCCGTTGGCTGCCGCAATGGTCGACAAAGGGCCCGAGAACCAATCCCCTAGCTGGTTGTCATTGGCGGTGATCCGGAGTGAACGGTTGCAACAGGACGCGCGAACCCATGCCGCCGCAGGCCAATTGGCCGCCCACGTCGGATTTTCGATCCTGACGTCACGTTCCGGAGACATTGCCGGAGGGATGGGCAGGCATATGGAGTCGCAGGTCGAGCACAGTCGTAAACGCTTGACGCGACTGCACGTTGAACCATGGCGTCGATGGGCCGAAGGCTTCACGTGCTTCTTCTTTGTTTTCGTCGGAGCTCCGCTGGCGATGATTGCTCGTACGAGTGACTATTGGACCACGTTCGGGATTTGTTTTTTGCCGATCCTGTTGGTCTATTACCCGCTCTTTATCTTTGGGCTCGAGCAAGCCAAGGACGCCGCGATCCCTCCTTATGGCGTCTGGATCGGTAATGTTGTTCTGGTCGCAATCGGAACCGCGTTGATCGCACGTGTGCGTCGCTATTAG
- the purM gene encoding phosphoribosylformylglycinamidine cyclo-ligase produces the protein MAATYKDAGVDLDVYAESMRRLPRLMHRTFSPRVIPSDGGFAGLFRLDFAGKLFARNYKEPILVSGTDGVGTKLKIAQQTGRHSTVGIDLVAMCVNDLLCTGGEPLFFLDYVAMGRDDPARLEQIVQGISDGCVEGDLALLGGETAIMPDMYATEDYDLAGFAVGVVDRKKLIDGKQIAEGDVVLGLASTGLHSNGFSLVRKVISDAGLDWDATPEEFGGQSLGDVCLNPTRIYTQAIRSIQSHYRVKQVLHGLAHITGGGIQENLDRILPKNVDAEIDPSSWQPQPIFQWLQKTGSIETAEMRRIFNMGIGMIAVVSDFYAASIQSQMEELGIACQTIGRIVDGSGKVQYRDA, from the coding sequence ATGGCTGCAACCTACAAAGACGCTGGCGTCGACCTCGATGTTTATGCCGAATCGATGCGGCGACTGCCCCGCTTGATGCATCGCACCTTTAGCCCGCGAGTGATCCCGAGTGACGGAGGCTTTGCGGGCCTGTTTCGACTCGATTTCGCGGGAAAACTGTTTGCTCGCAACTACAAAGAACCGATTTTGGTCAGCGGTACCGATGGCGTTGGTACTAAGCTGAAAATCGCTCAGCAAACCGGTCGGCACAGCACGGTGGGGATCGATTTGGTTGCGATGTGCGTCAACGACCTACTCTGCACGGGGGGGGAACCTCTGTTTTTCCTCGATTACGTGGCGATGGGACGCGACGATCCAGCGCGTCTTGAACAAATCGTGCAAGGCATCAGCGATGGATGTGTCGAGGGAGACCTAGCGTTATTGGGGGGCGAGACGGCAATCATGCCCGACATGTACGCAACCGAAGACTACGATCTGGCGGGTTTCGCAGTCGGAGTCGTCGATCGCAAGAAATTGATCGACGGAAAACAGATCGCCGAGGGGGACGTCGTCCTAGGCTTGGCGTCGACCGGACTGCACAGCAATGGATTCAGCCTGGTTCGCAAAGTGATCAGCGACGCAGGACTCGATTGGGATGCAACTCCCGAGGAATTCGGCGGCCAATCGCTTGGCGATGTCTGTTTGAACCCGACACGTATCTATACGCAAGCGATTCGCAGCATCCAGTCACATTACCGCGTCAAGCAGGTTTTGCACGGTTTGGCGCATATCACCGGCGGTGGGATCCAAGAGAATCTCGATCGCATTTTGCCCAAAAACGTCGATGCCGAGATCGATCCAAGCAGCTGGCAACCGCAGCCGATTTTCCAATGGCTGCAGAAGACAGGCAGCATCGAAACGGCTGAAATGCGGCGGATTTTCAATATGGGCATTGGCATGATCGCGGTGGTTAGCGATTTTTATGCCGCTAGCATCCAGTCGCAAATGGAAGAGCTCGGGATCGCGTGCCAAACGATTGGCCGCATCGTCGACGGCAGCGGCAAGGTCCAATATCGCGACGCCTGA